From Dendropsophus ebraccatus isolate aDenEbr1 chromosome 2, aDenEbr1.pat, whole genome shotgun sequence, a single genomic window includes:
- the COMMD3 gene encoding COMM domain-containing protein 3: MELSEESLRGLYRLADPAQFSGKAFGAVLRAALQSLSPDQAAHPALDETVFQHIPPCHIKECQAAATTCILEAVRNNVDRAALSSFLEDSKFDKERSEHFWTEYQKHRESLEILLENIGRAPPHVSDVSWRLAYEIKTNQLYKTYRPSYLVKLNLESPDASLAQDLSFNCSMEQLQDLVGKLKDAAKSLERTSQM, encoded by the exons ATGGAGCTGTCGGAGGAGTCGCTGAGGGGACTGTACCGGTTAGCGGATCCGGCCCAGTTTAGCGGTAAAGCTTTCGGTGCTGTGCTCCGGGCGGCCCTGCAGAGCCTGAGCCCGGACCAGGCCGCACATCCCGCCTTAG ATGAGACAGTGTTTCAGCACATCCCCCCATGTCACATAAAAGAGTGTCAGGCTGCAGCCACCACCTGTATACTGGAAGCAGTGAGGAACAATGTAGATAGAGCAGCTCTCAG CTCCTTCCTGGAGGACAGCAAATTTGATAAAGAGAGGAGCGAGCACTTCTGGACAGAATACCAG AAACACAGAGAGTCACTAGAGATTCTGCTAGAAAA CATTGGCAGAGCCCCCCCACATGTGTCTGATGTGTCCTGGCGTCTTGCCTATGAAATAAAG ACCAACCAGTTGTATAAAACCTACCGACCTTCCTACTTGGTGAAATTAAATTTAGAG TCTCCAGATGCAAGCCTGGCCCAGGACCTTAGTTTTAATTGCTCAATGGAGCAACTgcag GATTTAGTTGGAAAACTTAAAGACGCTGCTAAAAGTTTGGAGAGGACATCGCAGATGTGA
- the BMI1 gene encoding polycomb complex protein BMI-1, whose amino-acid sequence MHRTTRIKITELNPHLMCVLCGGYFIDATTIIECLHSFCKTCIVRYLETSKYCPICDVQVHKTRPLLNIRADKTLQDIVYKLVPGLFKNEMKRRRDFYADHPSADVTNGSNEDRGEVADEDKRIITDDEIISLSIEFFDQNRIDRKGSREKEKSKEETNDKRYLRCPAAMTVMHLRKFLRSKMDIPSTFQIDVMYEEEPLKDYYTLMDIAYIYTWRRNGPLPLKYRVRPTCKRMKISHPTDRVNNMSGDLESDSGSDKARSPAGGVPSTSSCLPSPNTPIQSPHPQFPHISTTMNGASSTPSNNHQNPFANRARKMSLNGSVATSSG is encoded by the exons ATGCATCGGACAACCAGGATTAAAATTACCGAGctcaaccctcacctgatgtgtgTCCTCTGTGGTGGATACTTCATAGATGCCACAACTATCATTGAGTGTCTTCATTCCT TCTGTAAAACGTGCATCGTGCGTTATCTGGAAACAAGCAAATATTGTCCTATCTGTGATGTCCAAGTGCACAAGACCAGACCCTTACTGAATATAAG GGCCGACAAAACCCTTCAAGATATCGTGTACAAGCTGGTGCCAGGACTTTTTAAGA ATGAAATGAAACGAAGAAGAGACTTTTATGCAGATCATCCTTCTGCAGATG TGACAAATGGTTctaatgaagacaggggagaggtTGCAGATGAGGACAAGAGAATCATCACAGACGATGAGATTATCAGTTTATCCATTGAGTTCTTCGATCAGAACAG GATCGACCGTAAAGGAAGTCGGGAAAAGGAGAAATCAAAGGAAGAG ACTAACGATAAGAGGTACCTGCGATGTCCGGCAGCCATGACAGTGATGCATCTACGGAAGTTTCTTAGAAGCAAAATGGATATACCCAGTACCTTTCAG ATCGATGTCATGTATGAAGAGGAACCCTTAAAAGACTATTACACCTTAATGGACATCGCTTATATATACACTTGGAGACGG AATGGGCCACTTCCTTTAAAGTACAGAGTAAGACCCACCTGTAAGAGAATGAAAATCAGCCACCCTACTGACAGAGTGAATAACATGAGTGGAGACCTGGAAAGTGACTCTGGTAGTGACAAAGCAAGAAGTCCAGCAGGTGGggtcccctccacctcctcctgctTGCCAAGCCCCAACACCCCGATCCAGTCCCCACATCCACAGTTCCCTCACATCTCCACCACCATGAATGGGGCCAGCTCCACTCCTAGCAACAACCACCAGAATCCTTTCGCCAATCGGGCACGGAAAATGTCACTGAATGGATCAGTGGCTACTTCTTCTGGATGA